The Tardiphaga alba genome includes a window with the following:
- a CDS encoding LysE family translocator translates to MSLQVYLTFVVACIALALLPGPNVTLVIANGLRYGTRAALVTIAGTQIGLAVVIAIVGFGLTTMMATMGYWFDWVRFIGAAYLVWLGIKLVRAPIEGIDTDTPPLPPRGGFLLQGLGVLLSNPKVLVFFGAFIPQFVNLEQNHFLQVGILGATFMVAAGVTDVVYAVAAGRARKFFSARRTRLLSRISGGFMIGGGVWLALTRAR, encoded by the coding sequence ATGTCCCTGCAAGTCTATCTCACTTTCGTGGTCGCCTGCATTGCGCTGGCGCTGCTGCCCGGCCCGAATGTCACGCTGGTGATCGCCAATGGCCTGCGCTATGGCACGCGCGCTGCGCTGGTGACGATCGCGGGCACGCAGATCGGTCTTGCCGTCGTCATCGCCATTGTCGGCTTCGGCCTCACCACCATGATGGCTACCATGGGCTATTGGTTCGACTGGGTGCGCTTCATTGGCGCCGCCTATCTGGTCTGGCTCGGCATCAAGCTCGTCCGCGCGCCCATTGAGGGGATCGATACCGATACGCCGCCGCTTCCGCCACGCGGCGGCTTCTTGCTGCAGGGGCTCGGCGTGCTGCTCAGCAATCCGAAAGTGCTGGTGTTCTTCGGGGCTTTCATCCCGCAATTCGTCAATCTCGAGCAGAACCACTTTCTGCAGGTCGGCATTCTCGGCGCGACCTTCATGGTGGCGGCAGGTGTGACCGATGTCGTCTATGCCGTCGCTGCCGGCCGCGCACGAAAGTTCTTTTCGGCCAGGCGTACACGGCTGCTGTCGCGCATCTCCGGCGGCTTCATGATCGGCGGCGGCGTGTGGCTCGCGCTGACGCGGGCGCGGTGA
- a CDS encoding gamma-glutamylcyclotransferase family protein: MSELIFVYGTLMRGFDHPMSKRLAAGADFLGEASCRGRLYMIAHYPGLLHAIAEDDVVYGDLFRMRDPDTLLAVLDDYEGIGPEQEQPQLYLRELLPVTSGDGSVTQAWTYIYNRPVIETKRIASGRFLAP, encoded by the coding sequence ATGTCGGAATTGATTTTCGTCTATGGCACGCTGATGCGCGGCTTCGATCATCCGATGTCGAAACGGCTGGCCGCTGGCGCTGATTTCCTCGGCGAAGCATCGTGCCGTGGCAGGCTCTACATGATCGCGCATTATCCGGGCCTGCTGCATGCGATCGCCGAAGATGATGTCGTTTATGGCGACCTGTTCCGGATGCGCGATCCCGACACCTTGCTCGCGGTGCTCGACGACTATGAGGGGATTGGCCCGGAGCAGGAGCAACCGCAGCTCTATCTGCGCGAGCTGCTGCCCGTGACATCAGGCGATGGCAGTGTCACGCAGGCCTGGACCTATATCTACAATCGCCCGGTGATCGAGACGAAGCGCATCGCATCCGGCCGCTTCCTCGCGCCCTGA
- a CDS encoding N-formylglutamate amidohydrolase — protein sequence MLLDHAAAPELNLDTDEVDPVHDVNPGSTSPFLFTCDHYGRIIPRILGDLGLPRDELTRHIAWDIGIAGVAERVAAAMNAHLIAQRYSRLVIDCNRPPKAVSSIPLISEATTIPGNDGLTQEAKARRRALFFDPYHRRIDEVIDARRAAGQPTILVSLHSFTPVYAGIKRPWHIGTLYQHDRRLPPLLLQHLRAEGDLVVGDNEPYAVSDATDYTIPVHGERRGLVNTGIEIRQDLITEESGQAEWAERLVRIFTEIEATLVTPRASHL from the coding sequence ATGCTGTTGGATCACGCTGCCGCCCCTGAACTCAATCTCGATACCGACGAGGTCGATCCCGTTCACGACGTGAATCCGGGTAGCACGTCACCCTTCCTCTTCACCTGCGACCATTACGGCCGCATCATCCCGCGCATACTCGGCGATCTCGGCCTGCCCAGGGATGAACTCACGCGCCATATCGCCTGGGATATCGGCATTGCCGGCGTCGCCGAGCGTGTCGCGGCGGCGATGAACGCGCATCTCATCGCCCAGCGCTATTCGCGCCTGGTGATCGATTGCAACCGGCCACCGAAAGCGGTCAGTTCGATCCCGCTGATCAGCGAAGCCACTACAATTCCCGGCAATGACGGCCTCACGCAGGAGGCCAAGGCACGCCGTCGCGCACTGTTCTTCGATCCCTATCACCGCCGCATCGACGAAGTGATCGACGCACGGCGCGCAGCCGGGCAACCGACGATCCTGGTGTCACTGCACAGTTTCACGCCCGTCTATGCCGGCATCAAGCGCCCCTGGCACATCGGCACGCTGTATCAGCATGATCGCAGACTGCCACCGCTGTTGCTGCAGCACCTGCGTGCCGAGGGCGATCTGGTGGTGGGCGACAACGAGCCTTATGCCGTCTCGGATGCCACCGACTACACGATCCCCGTGCATGGCGAGCGACGCGGCCTGGTGAATACCGGGATCGAGATCCGTCAGGACCTGATCACCGAGGAAAGCGGCCAGGCGGAATGGGCGGAGCGCCTGGTGCGAATTTTCACCGAGATCGAGGCGACGCTGGTGACACCGCGAGCGTCACATCTCTGA